TTATTGGCTGTCAAAGCCCTTTTAAGACCCTATGGAAAATAATCTATACCATTCAAAATCCGGCGACAAAATCCTGAAAGAATTTTCTTCTCATCTCGGCGGGCTGTCTTCGGACGAAGCGAAAAGCCGTTTGGAAAAATTCGGCTTTAACGAAATACCGGAAAAAAAAGCCATTCATC
The genomic region above belongs to Patescibacteria group bacterium and contains:
- a CDS encoding cation-transporting P-type ATPase, with the translated sequence MENNLYHSKSGDKILKEFSSHLGGLSSDEAKSRLEKFGFNEIPEKKAIHPVFIFLKQFHSWLVYILIGAAIFSFFTDHMFDVYIILAVLLF